The following are from one region of the Actinoplanes sp. L3-i22 genome:
- the araA gene encoding L-arabinose isomerase yields MKPQIWFLTGSQHLYGPETLQQVADQSAEIQRTLAAGLGAELVTRPVLTDSGAIKQVMLEANAHPDVIGVITWMHTFSPAKMWISGLDALRKPLLHLHTQHNSSLPWESIDMDFMNLNQAAHGDREFGFIQARLGVPRKTVAGHVSDPSVVSRINGWAKAAAGLQRLRTLRLARFGDNMRDVAVTEGDKVEAELRFGVSVNTYGVNDLVAVVDAVDEKAIDDLVGEYAELYELAPELAKGGERHDSLRYGARIEAGLRQFLTEGGFGAFTTNFEDLGGLRQLPGLAVQRLMADGYGFGGEGDWKTSALLATVKAMGAGDDRGTSFMEDYTYHFGPGEPKILGAHMLEVCPTIASSRPRVEIHPLGIGGREDPVRLVFDAAPGPGVVVGLADLGDRFRLVANVIEVVPPDEPLPNLPVARAVWKPAPSLSTSAECWLTAGGPHHTVLSQAVGAEVLRDFATMAQTELLLIDDRTTTDDFADRVRWNQAYFRLARPL; encoded by the coding sequence ATGAAACCGCAGATCTGGTTTCTGACCGGCAGCCAGCACCTGTACGGGCCGGAGACGCTCCAGCAGGTGGCCGACCAGTCCGCTGAGATCCAGCGCACCCTGGCGGCCGGGCTCGGGGCCGAGCTGGTCACCCGCCCGGTGCTGACCGACTCGGGCGCGATCAAGCAGGTGATGCTGGAGGCGAACGCGCATCCCGACGTGATCGGTGTGATCACCTGGATGCACACGTTCTCGCCGGCCAAGATGTGGATCTCCGGCCTGGACGCGCTCCGCAAGCCGCTGCTGCACCTGCACACCCAGCACAACAGCTCGCTGCCCTGGGAGTCCATCGACATGGACTTCATGAACCTCAACCAGGCCGCGCACGGCGACCGGGAGTTCGGGTTCATCCAGGCGCGCCTCGGGGTGCCGCGCAAGACGGTCGCCGGGCACGTGTCCGACCCGTCGGTGGTGTCCCGGATCAACGGCTGGGCGAAGGCCGCGGCCGGCCTGCAGCGCCTGCGCACCCTGCGGCTGGCCCGCTTCGGCGACAACATGCGCGACGTGGCCGTGACCGAGGGCGACAAGGTCGAGGCCGAGCTGCGGTTCGGCGTCTCGGTCAACACGTACGGGGTGAACGACCTGGTCGCGGTCGTCGACGCGGTCGACGAGAAGGCGATCGACGACCTGGTCGGGGAGTACGCCGAGCTCTACGAGCTGGCCCCCGAGCTGGCCAAGGGCGGCGAGCGGCACGACTCGCTGCGCTACGGCGCCCGGATCGAGGCCGGCCTGCGGCAGTTCCTCACCGAGGGCGGCTTCGGCGCCTTCACCACGAACTTCGAGGACCTCGGCGGGCTCCGGCAGCTGCCCGGCCTGGCCGTGCAGCGCCTGATGGCCGACGGCTACGGCTTCGGCGGCGAGGGCGACTGGAAGACCTCCGCCCTGCTGGCCACCGTGAAGGCGATGGGCGCCGGCGACGACCGCGGCACCTCGTTCATGGAGGACTACACCTACCACTTCGGTCCGGGTGAGCCGAAGATCCTCGGGGCGCATATGCTCGAGGTCTGCCCGACCATCGCGTCCTCGCGGCCGCGGGTCGAGATCCACCCGCTGGGCATCGGCGGCCGGGAAGACCCGGTCCGCCTGGTCTTCGACGCCGCTCCCGGCCCGGGCGTGGTGGTCGGCCTGGCCGACCTCGGTGACCGGTTCCGCCTGGTGGCGAACGTGATCGAGGTGGTCCCGCCGGACGAGCCGCTGCCCAACTTGCCAGTTGCCCGTGCGGTGTGGAAGCCTGCGCCGTCGCTGTCGACGTCGGCCGAGTGCTGGCTCACCGCCGGAGGACCGCACCACACCGTCCTCTCCCAGGCCGTCGGGGCCGAGGTCCTCCGCGACTTCGCGACGATGGCCCAGACCGAGCTCCTGCTCATCGATGACCGCACCACGACCGACGACTTCGCCGATCGGGTGCGGTGGAACCAGGCGTACTTCCGCCTGGCCCGCCCCCTGTAA
- the chvE gene encoding multiple monosaccharide ABC transporter substrate-binding protein: MKYTRLLAALSAATLVTTMAACGSSEKTTDKAASGTDNAGALIGITMPTKSSERWIHDGDNLKSQLEGLGYKVDLQYAENDIPTQTQQLDSQITKGAKLLIIASIDGTALSTQLDNAKAANIPVIAYDRLIRDNANVDYYTTFDNFKVGVQQATSLLTGLGVLKADGSKGDAKGPLNIELFAGSPDDNNATFFFNGAMSILDPYIKDGTLVVKSTQKDFKTVATLRWDPETAQKRMENILTSTYKGGAKVDGVLSPYDGISIGILSALKSAGYGTGGKYPTVTGQDAELASVKSIIKGEQYSTIYKDTRQLAKVTGEMADALLKGQTPQTNNTTDYDNGKKVVPAQLLQSVIVDKDNYQKVIVDGGYYTADQLK, encoded by the coding sequence GTGAAATACACCCGGCTCCTGGCGGCCCTGAGTGCCGCCACGCTGGTTACCACCATGGCCGCCTGTGGCTCGAGTGAGAAGACCACGGACAAGGCCGCGTCCGGCACCGACAACGCGGGCGCCCTGATCGGCATCACCATGCCGACCAAGTCCTCGGAGCGCTGGATCCACGACGGCGACAACCTGAAGTCGCAGCTCGAGGGCCTCGGTTACAAGGTCGACCTGCAGTACGCCGAGAACGACATCCCGACGCAGACCCAGCAGCTGGACTCCCAGATCACCAAGGGCGCCAAGCTGCTGATCATCGCGTCGATCGACGGCACCGCGCTCTCCACCCAGCTGGACAACGCGAAGGCCGCCAACATCCCGGTCATCGCGTACGACCGGCTGATCCGCGACAACGCGAACGTCGATTACTACACGACGTTCGACAACTTCAAGGTCGGCGTGCAGCAGGCCACCTCGCTGCTGACCGGCCTGGGCGTGCTCAAGGCCGACGGCAGCAAGGGTGACGCCAAGGGCCCGCTGAACATCGAGCTGTTCGCCGGTTCGCCGGACGACAACAACGCGACGTTCTTCTTCAACGGCGCGATGAGCATCCTCGACCCGTACATCAAGGACGGCACGCTGGTCGTCAAGTCCACCCAGAAGGACTTCAAGACCGTCGCGACGCTGCGCTGGGACCCGGAGACGGCCCAGAAGCGCATGGAGAACATCCTCACCTCGACGTACAAGGGTGGCGCCAAGGTCGACGGCGTGCTCTCCCCGTACGACGGCATCTCGATCGGTATCCTCTCCGCGCTGAAGTCGGCCGGTTACGGCACCGGCGGCAAGTACCCGACCGTCACCGGTCAGGACGCCGAGCTCGCCTCGGTCAAGTCGATCATCAAGGGTGAGCAGTACAGCACCATCTACAAGGACACCCGTCAGCTGGCGAAGGTCACCGGCGAGATGGCCGACGCGCTGCTCAAGGGCCAGACCCCGCAGACGAACAACACCACCGACTACGACAACGGCAAGAAGGTCGTCCCGGCCCAGCTGCTGCAGTCGGTCATCGTCGACAAGGACAACTACCAGAAGGTCATCGTCGACGGTGGTTACTACACCGCTGACCAGCTGAAGTGA
- the zwf gene encoding glucose-6-phosphate dehydrogenase, translating to MDQPQLIQERSAPPATLVIFGASGDLTRRKLLPAVESLARHNRLPDQFALVGVARTPMSDEQFAESALGGRSLSEKRQLAGGIRYVSGGYDDPETYKRLAETLDELDAQRGTSGNRLFYLSTPANAFEPVICGLDGAGLNHAPEGSFARLVIEKPYGRDLATARELDGVVHAAFDESSVFRIDHYLGKDTVQNVLALRFANSIFQPIWDRSWVDHVQITVAETLGVGTRGGFYESAGAMRDIVQNHVLQVLALALMEPPASFESEGLRNEKVKLLQAIRLPTDRDIADAAVRGQYTRGGTREELMAGYREEVGVDPLSRTETYAALRLNVDNWRWAGVPFYVRTGKRLPARVTEVALQFQRPPHLPIPTNQLTELDADALILRIQPNEGISLRFGAKVPGHSFRVRTASMEFSYDQTFVEESPEAYERLLLDALVGDASLFIRSDEVEQSWRVVDPIIEHWANDRSPIPTYEAASWGPTDADRLIGRNGRKWRNSI from the coding sequence ATGGATCAACCTCAGCTCATCCAGGAGCGCAGCGCGCCGCCGGCCACTCTGGTGATCTTCGGCGCCTCCGGTGACCTGACCCGCCGCAAGCTACTCCCGGCGGTCGAGAGCCTGGCCCGCCACAACCGCCTGCCCGACCAGTTTGCCCTGGTCGGCGTCGCGCGGACACCGATGTCCGACGAACAGTTCGCGGAAAGTGCCCTCGGCGGCCGCAGCCTGAGCGAGAAGCGACAGCTCGCCGGCGGCATCCGCTACGTCTCCGGCGGCTACGACGACCCGGAGACCTACAAACGCCTCGCCGAGACGCTCGACGAGTTGGACGCGCAGCGGGGCACGTCGGGCAACCGGCTGTTCTACCTGTCGACCCCGGCGAACGCGTTCGAGCCGGTGATCTGCGGCCTGGACGGCGCGGGGCTCAACCACGCGCCGGAGGGCTCGTTCGCCCGGCTGGTGATCGAGAAGCCGTACGGGCGGGACCTGGCCACCGCGCGCGAGCTCGACGGGGTCGTGCACGCCGCGTTCGACGAGTCCAGCGTCTTCCGGATCGACCACTACCTGGGCAAGGACACGGTTCAGAACGTTCTGGCCCTGCGCTTCGCCAACTCGATCTTCCAGCCGATCTGGGACCGCTCGTGGGTCGACCACGTGCAGATCACGGTCGCCGAGACGCTCGGCGTCGGCACCCGTGGCGGCTTCTACGAGTCGGCCGGCGCGATGCGCGACATCGTGCAGAACCACGTGCTCCAGGTCCTCGCGCTCGCGCTGATGGAGCCGCCGGCCTCGTTCGAGTCCGAGGGGCTGCGCAACGAGAAGGTGAAGCTGCTCCAGGCGATCCGGCTGCCCACCGACCGGGACATCGCCGACGCCGCGGTCCGCGGGCAGTACACCCGGGGCGGCACCCGCGAGGAGCTGATGGCCGGGTACCGCGAGGAGGTCGGCGTCGACCCGCTGTCGCGGACCGAGACGTATGCCGCGCTGCGCCTCAACGTGGACAACTGGCGCTGGGCGGGTGTGCCGTTCTACGTGCGTACCGGCAAGCGGCTCCCGGCCCGGGTCACCGAGGTCGCGCTGCAGTTCCAGCGGCCCCCGCACCTGCCGATCCCGACCAACCAGCTGACCGAGCTGGACGCGGACGCGCTGATCCTGCGTATCCAGCCGAACGAGGGCATCTCGCTGCGCTTCGGGGCGAAGGTGCCCGGCCACTCGTTCCGGGTCCGGACCGCCAGCATGGAGTTCTCCTACGACCAGACCTTCGTCGAGGAGTCGCCGGAGGCGTACGAGCGCCTCCTGCTGGACGCCCTGGTCGGGGACGCGTCGCTGTTCATCCGCAGTGACGAGGTGGAGCAGTCCTGGCGCGTGGTCGACCCGATCATCGAGCACTGGGCGAACGACCGGTCGCCGATCCCGACGTACGAGGCCGCCTCGTGGGGCCCGACCGACGCCGATCGCCTGATCGGGCGTAACGGCCGGAAGTGGCGTAACTCGATCTGA
- the mmsB gene encoding multiple monosaccharide ABC transporter permease, with protein sequence MTVAPTNADLSIDQGPAGAGQKVTRKVNFDLKSSGIYIALALLVLGFTVATGGDLLAPQNLSNIIVQYSYILVLAIGMVLIIIAGHIDLSVGSVVAATGAFSAVMMVDWHLAWPLAIVVTLIFGAVIGAWQGYWVAYFGIPAFIVTLAGMLLFRAITYMILGNKGIGPFPDEIRTLANGFTPGFLNNIGLGSLGGADLFSILVGVVVVVALVFVQWRARTARIRYNQAVDPMWLFILKAAGPAVLVLFLVVQLARFRNLPWVLVLLAVLVVGYTFVTNRAVFGRQIYAVGGNLQAATLSGVKVKSVVFWLFVNMGVLSAVAGVIFAGRLNLAGPTAGNSFELDAIAAAFIGGAAVQGGVGKVVGAITGGLIMGVINNGAGLLGWETEKVMLAKGIVLLAAVAFDVWSKRRTAGAK encoded by the coding sequence GTGACCGTCGCACCCACCAATGCCGATCTGTCGATCGACCAGGGTCCGGCCGGTGCCGGGCAGAAGGTGACGCGGAAGGTCAACTTCGACCTGAAGTCCAGCGGCATCTACATCGCCCTCGCGCTGCTGGTGCTGGGTTTCACCGTGGCGACCGGTGGCGACCTGCTGGCGCCGCAGAACCTCAGCAACATCATCGTGCAGTACTCGTACATCCTGGTGCTCGCGATCGGCATGGTGCTGATCATCATCGCCGGCCACATCGACCTCTCGGTCGGTTCCGTGGTCGCCGCGACCGGCGCGTTCTCCGCGGTTATGATGGTCGACTGGCACCTGGCATGGCCGCTCGCGATCGTCGTGACGCTGATCTTCGGCGCGGTCATCGGCGCCTGGCAGGGCTACTGGGTGGCCTACTTCGGCATCCCGGCCTTCATCGTCACGCTGGCCGGCATGCTGCTGTTCCGGGCGATCACCTACATGATCCTCGGTAACAAGGGCATCGGGCCGTTCCCGGACGAGATCCGCACCCTGGCCAACGGCTTCACCCCCGGCTTCCTGAACAACATCGGGCTCGGCTCGCTGGGTGGCGCCGACCTGTTCAGCATCCTGGTCGGCGTCGTCGTCGTGGTCGCGCTGGTCTTCGTGCAGTGGCGGGCCCGCACCGCGCGGATCCGCTACAACCAGGCCGTCGACCCGATGTGGCTGTTCATCCTCAAGGCGGCCGGCCCGGCCGTGCTGGTGCTGTTCCTGGTCGTGCAGCTGGCCCGGTTCCGCAACCTGCCGTGGGTGCTGGTCCTGCTCGCCGTGCTGGTGGTCGGCTACACGTTCGTCACCAACCGGGCCGTGTTCGGCCGCCAGATCTACGCCGTCGGTGGCAACCTGCAGGCCGCGACGCTCTCCGGCGTCAAGGTCAAGTCGGTGGTGTTCTGGCTGTTCGTCAACATGGGCGTGCTGTCCGCGGTCGCCGGCGTCATCTTCGCCGGCCGGCTGAACCTGGCCGGCCCGACCGCCGGTAACAGCTTCGAGCTGGACGCCATCGCGGCCGCCTTCATCGGTGGCGCCGCGGTCCAGGGCGGCGTCGGCAAGGTGGTCGGCGCGATCACCGGTGGCCTCATCATGGGTGTCATCAACAACGGCGCCGGCCTGCTGGGCTGGGAGACCGAGAAGGTCATGCTGGCCAAGGGCATCGTGCTGCTGGCCGCGGTCGCCTTCGACGTGTGGAGCAAGCGCCGCACCGCCGGCGCGAAGTAA
- a CDS encoding exopolyphosphatase yields MKYRLVTRSDFDGLVCAVLLRHLEMIDDIMFVHPKDVQDGVVDITDRDILTNLPYDARAYQVYDHHHSETLRNEGDRSNHVIDADAPSAARVIYDHFGGKARFPKVADDLMFAVDQADSADYSLTDILSPTGWTLLNFLMDSRTGLGRFRNFRISNYQLMMQLIDACIIHTDVHDILALPDVAERAELFHECSARFVEQLHQVSHLDGDVIVVDLREVEVIEAGNRFMVYALFPEARVSMHVIWGRQKLNTVFACGKSILDRSSPVDIGEVMLRYGGGGHIAAGTCQVPHDESDRVEREIIDALRTERVVSV; encoded by the coding sequence GTGAAGTACCGGCTCGTGACGCGCAGCGACTTCGACGGCTTGGTCTGCGCGGTGTTGCTGCGGCACCTCGAGATGATCGACGACATCATGTTCGTGCACCCCAAGGACGTTCAGGACGGCGTCGTCGACATCACCGACCGGGACATCCTCACGAACCTGCCGTACGACGCCCGCGCCTACCAGGTCTACGACCACCACCATTCGGAGACGCTGCGTAACGAGGGCGACCGCAGCAACCACGTGATCGACGCGGACGCGCCGTCCGCGGCCCGGGTGATCTACGACCATTTCGGGGGCAAGGCCCGGTTCCCGAAGGTCGCCGACGACCTGATGTTCGCGGTCGACCAGGCCGACTCGGCCGACTACTCGCTGACCGACATCCTCAGCCCGACCGGCTGGACGCTGCTGAACTTCCTGATGGACAGCCGCACCGGCCTGGGCCGCTTCCGCAACTTCCGGATCTCCAACTACCAGCTGATGATGCAGCTCATCGACGCCTGCATCATCCACACCGACGTGCACGACATCCTGGCCCTGCCGGACGTCGCCGAGCGCGCCGAGCTCTTCCACGAGTGCTCCGCGCGCTTCGTCGAGCAGCTGCACCAGGTCAGCCACCTCGACGGCGACGTCATCGTGGTCGACCTGCGCGAGGTCGAGGTGATCGAGGCGGGCAACCGCTTCATGGTCTACGCACTGTTCCCCGAGGCCCGCGTGTCGATGCACGTCATCTGGGGCCGGCAGAAGCTGAACACGGTCTTCGCCTGCGGCAAGTCGATCCTGGACCGCTCGTCACCGGTCGACATCGGCGAGGTGATGCTCCGCTACGGCGGCGGCGGCCACATCGCCGCCGGCACCTGCCAGGTCCCGCACGACGAGTCGGACCGCGTCGAACGCGAGATCATCGACGCCCTCCGCACCGAACGCGTGGTCTCGGTCTGA
- a CDS encoding ROK family protein: MDQAEAVRTPSSWVVVGLDNGGTCNNATVLDATGQFLVDNLVENPSRVLDGPESAVESLADAFTNILELTSTPLSLVRAVGLDTPGPASANGVISSKGATNFNQVSWHGFDIRGALEARLGLPVIYNNDANAAALYAHHRHFGTAALEMSSVAAIVGTGLGGGVVENGRVVKGTAGMAGELGHVQIPLHGVLEDDQPVPACNCGFAGDVEAIASLTGIKNNLLPYWLTRFPDHPLAGEPVGKAAKMLRGYGEKEDPLAMAVFGQQARAIGKLFTIAANFTDPAAYFLGGGVVEAAPHFRQWFLNTVRESTELRDEQAKAATFALVADLDMAGARGAAVAALDAVNTPVPR; encoded by the coding sequence GTGGATCAGGCTGAAGCGGTACGTACCCCGTCGTCCTGGGTCGTCGTCGGTCTCGACAACGGCGGGACCTGCAACAACGCCACCGTTCTCGACGCGACGGGGCAGTTCCTGGTGGACAACCTGGTGGAGAACCCGTCCCGGGTCCTCGACGGGCCGGAGTCGGCCGTCGAGTCGCTCGCCGACGCGTTCACCAACATCCTGGAGCTGACCAGCACGCCGCTGTCGCTGGTCCGCGCGGTCGGCCTGGACACGCCCGGCCCGGCCAGCGCGAACGGCGTGATCTCGTCCAAGGGCGCGACGAACTTCAACCAGGTCTCCTGGCACGGGTTCGACATCCGCGGGGCGCTGGAGGCCCGGCTGGGCCTGCCGGTGATCTACAACAACGACGCGAACGCCGCCGCGCTCTACGCGCACCACCGGCACTTCGGCACGGCCGCGCTGGAGATGTCGTCGGTCGCCGCGATCGTCGGCACCGGCCTCGGCGGGGGAGTGGTCGAGAACGGTCGCGTGGTCAAGGGCACGGCCGGGATGGCGGGCGAGCTCGGGCACGTCCAGATCCCGCTGCACGGGGTGCTCGAGGACGATCAGCCGGTGCCCGCCTGCAACTGCGGGTTCGCCGGGGACGTCGAGGCGATCGCGTCGCTGACCGGGATCAAGAACAACCTGCTGCCGTACTGGTTGACCCGCTTCCCGGACCACCCGCTGGCCGGCGAGCCGGTCGGCAAGGCCGCCAAGATGCTCCGCGGGTACGGGGAGAAGGAGGATCCGCTCGCGATGGCCGTTTTCGGGCAGCAGGCGCGGGCGATCGGCAAGCTGTTCACGATCGCGGCGAACTTCACCGACCCGGCCGCCTACTTCCTGGGCGGGGGTGTGGTGGAGGCCGCGCCGCACTTCCGGCAGTGGTTCCTGAACACTGTGCGGGAGAGCACCGAGCTGCGCGACGAGCAGGCCAAGGCGGCGACCTTCGCGCTGGTCGCGGACCTGGACATGGCCGGCGCCCGGGGTGCCGCCGTCGCGGCGCTGGACGCGGTCAACACGCCCGTCCCGCGCTGA
- a CDS encoding RNA-binding S4 domain-containing protein, translating to MRDVPIDGDMIRLGQFLKLADLIDTGGEGKVLIASGDVTVNGEVDTRRGRQLHPGDVVSVLGNSARVVP from the coding sequence ATGCGCGACGTGCCGATCGACGGCGACATGATCCGGCTGGGCCAGTTTCTCAAGCTGGCCGACCTCATCGACACCGGTGGCGAGGGCAAGGTCCTGATCGCCTCCGGGGACGTGACGGTGAACGGCGAGGTGGACACGCGCCGGGGACGTCAGCTGCACCCCGGGGACGTGGTGTCGGTGCTCGGGAACAGTGCTCGCGTCGTACCGTAA
- a CDS encoding STAS domain-containing protein has translation MQVSVAHHPPNTAVLVLRGSLDIDTAPALKANLGRLVERPAPRVVVDVAGLDFCDSMGVGVLVTAHGRAMERGGWVRLAAPSGFLRRLFDTLGLSDYLPMFADVATALKTD, from the coding sequence ATGCAGGTATCGGTCGCGCACCATCCACCGAACACGGCCGTCCTCGTCCTGCGCGGTTCTCTCGACATCGACACCGCGCCCGCGCTCAAGGCCAACCTCGGCCGCCTGGTCGAGCGACCCGCCCCGCGTGTCGTGGTGGACGTCGCCGGCCTCGACTTCTGCGATTCCATGGGCGTCGGCGTCCTGGTCACCGCGCACGGCCGCGCCATGGAGCGCGGCGGCTGGGTCCGCCTCGCGGCGCCGTCCGGCTTCCTCCGGCGCCTCTTCGACACGCTGGGCCTCAGCGACTACCTGCCGATGTTCGCCGACGTCGCAACGGCCCTGAAAACCGATTGA
- a CDS encoding DUF1775 domain-containing protein, which produces MTAGPAFADVTVSPASVPQGSGQNLTYHYVNEGTLPVSEVTLLVPPDSPIAEVYPLSVDDWAPKIDYQQLTEPLKTIHGGTPVTQAPKSITWIAVAGKEIAPGGAADLSVALGPLPTLSSLKFSLTGKYTDGKAAPAMTADLTLTPDPDGSVAAAGHAAHGTGTDTTTTSEDQIFADAVNAAQNDRGASVLSLLGWVVAALALLGAGWIVLRNRHRASEEPDEPPTPEDESTEPAAAKADGAAPRAETGSGAPQAEAEGGSALKAEAEGSGALKADAEAGADGEDEKEAVVAGRWSIRT; this is translated from the coding sequence GTGACTGCCGGTCCGGCGTTCGCCGACGTGACCGTCAGCCCGGCCAGCGTGCCGCAGGGCAGTGGGCAGAACCTGACCTATCACTACGTCAACGAGGGCACCCTGCCGGTGTCCGAGGTGACGTTGCTGGTCCCGCCGGACAGCCCGATCGCCGAGGTCTACCCGCTCTCGGTGGACGACTGGGCGCCGAAGATCGACTATCAGCAGCTCACCGAGCCGCTGAAGACGATCCACGGCGGCACCCCGGTCACCCAGGCGCCGAAGTCGATCACCTGGATCGCGGTGGCCGGCAAGGAGATCGCCCCCGGCGGCGCCGCCGACCTCAGCGTCGCGCTGGGCCCGCTGCCCACGCTCAGCTCGCTGAAGTTCTCGCTGACCGGCAAGTACACCGACGGCAAGGCCGCGCCCGCGATGACCGCGGACCTGACCCTCACCCCGGACCCGGACGGCTCGGTCGCCGCGGCCGGGCACGCCGCCCACGGCACCGGCACGGACACGACCACCACCAGCGAGGACCAGATCTTCGCCGACGCGGTGAACGCCGCGCAGAACGACCGCGGCGCCTCGGTGCTCAGCCTCCTCGGCTGGGTGGTGGCCGCCCTGGCCCTGCTCGGCGCCGGCTGGATCGTGCTGCGCAACCGGCACCGCGCCAGCGAGGAACCGGACGAGCCCCCGACCCCGGAGGACGAGTCCACCGAGCCGGCCGCCGCCAAAGCCGACGGCGCCGCTCCCCGAGCCGAAACCGGCAGCGGCGCTCCCCAAGCCGAAGCCGAGGGCGGCAGCGCTCTCAAAGCCGAAGCCGAGGGCAGCGGCGCTCTCAAAGCAGACGCCGAGGCGGGAGCCGACGGCGAGGACGAGAAGGAAGCGGTCGTCGCCGGCCGCTGGAGCATCCGGACCTGA
- the mmsA gene encoding multiple monosaccharide ABC transporter ATP-binding protein — protein sequence MTDTILRMSGITKTFPGVKALQDVDIEVSRGEIHAICGENGAGKSTLMKVLSGVYPHGTYEGDIQFEGEPCNFSGIRDSEHRGIVIIHQELALASNLSIAENIFLGNERSKRGWINWNETNAAADELLRRVGLQEKAVTPVVELGVGKQQLVEIAKALSKDVKLLILDEPTAALNDDDSAHLLNLLRGLRDQGITCVIISHKLNEVMGISDRVTILRDGKTIWTNEIENLTEDKIISGMVGRDLEHRYPEHTPTIGEEVLRIEDWTVYSPTQTDRALVRKANLTLRRGEIVGLAGLMGAGRTELAMSVFGRSYGVNISGRLYKDGKEIHARTVREAIDHGIAYATEDRKRYGLNLIEDIKRNVSAAGLSKLAKGGWVDGNEEFKVANEYRASMNIKAPTVEAVVGKLSGGNQQKVVLSKWIFTDPDVLILDEPTRGIDVGAKYEIYTIINRLADEGKAVLVISSELPELLGICDRIYTLSAGRITGEVPRAEATQESLMTLMTKEEQEVAP from the coding sequence ATGACCGACACGATCCTGCGGATGAGCGGCATAACCAAGACGTTCCCGGGCGTCAAGGCGCTGCAGGATGTCGACATCGAGGTGAGCAGAGGCGAGATCCACGCCATCTGCGGGGAGAACGGGGCCGGCAAGTCGACCCTGATGAAGGTGCTGTCCGGGGTCTACCCGCACGGCACCTACGAGGGCGACATCCAGTTCGAGGGCGAGCCCTGCAACTTCTCCGGTATCCGCGACAGCGAGCACCGGGGCATCGTCATCATCCACCAGGAGTTGGCGCTCGCCTCGAACCTCTCGATCGCGGAGAACATCTTTCTCGGCAATGAGCGCAGCAAGCGCGGCTGGATCAACTGGAACGAGACGAACGCGGCGGCCGACGAGCTGCTGCGCCGTGTCGGTTTGCAGGAGAAGGCTGTCACGCCGGTGGTCGAGCTCGGCGTCGGCAAGCAGCAGCTGGTGGAGATCGCGAAGGCGCTCTCCAAGGACGTGAAGCTGCTCATCCTCGACGAGCCGACCGCCGCGCTCAACGACGACGACTCGGCGCACCTGCTCAACCTGCTCCGAGGCCTGCGGGACCAGGGCATCACCTGCGTCATCATCTCGCACAAGCTGAATGAGGTGATGGGAATCTCCGATCGCGTCACCATTCTGCGCGACGGGAAGACCATCTGGACCAACGAGATCGAGAACCTCACCGAGGACAAGATCATCTCCGGTATGGTCGGCCGGGACCTGGAGCACCGCTACCCGGAGCACACGCCGACGATCGGCGAGGAAGTGCTGCGGATCGAGGACTGGACGGTCTACAGCCCGACCCAGACCGACCGGGCCCTGGTCCGCAAGGCCAACCTGACGCTGCGCCGCGGCGAGATCGTCGGGCTGGCCGGCCTGATGGGCGCGGGCCGCACCGAGCTGGCGATGAGCGTCTTCGGGCGGTCGTACGGGGTGAACATCTCCGGCCGGCTGTACAAGGACGGCAAGGAGATCCACGCCCGGACCGTGCGGGAGGCGATCGACCACGGCATCGCGTACGCGACCGAGGACCGCAAGCGGTACGGCCTGAACCTCATCGAGGACATCAAGCGGAACGTCTCCGCGGCCGGGCTGAGCAAGCTCGCCAAGGGCGGCTGGGTCGACGGCAACGAGGAATTCAAGGTCGCCAACGAGTACCGGGCGAGCATGAACATCAAGGCGCCGACCGTCGAGGCGGTCGTCGGCAAGCTCTCCGGCGGTAACCAGCAGAAGGTCGTACTCTCGAAGTGGATCTTCACGGATCCGGACGTGCTGATTCTCGACGAGCCCACGCGGGGCATCGACGTCGGCGCGAAGTACGAGATCTACACGATCATCAACCGGCTCGCGGATGAGGGGAAGGCCGTCCTGGTCATCTCGTCCGAGCTGCCCGAGCTGCTCGGCATCTGCGACCGTATCTACACCCTCTCGGCTGGCCGGATCACCGGCGAGGTGCCGCGCGCCGAGGCCACCCAGGAGAGCCTGATGACTCTCATGACGAAGGAAGAACAGGAGGTGGCGCCGTGA